A window from Microbacterium ginsengiterrae encodes these proteins:
- a CDS encoding AMP-binding protein: protein MTRLMSVTADDAVQLQRDLLRAFEGGPALGLGMLGDQPEEVADGTAVVIGTSGSTGVPKRVVLSAEALRAGADATARRIGTGSWLLALPAGYVAGLQVIVRSIFAETDPVVLGGRFSPESFAQATHALPSSARFTALVPAQIATLIDASDDPDVLAALRAYDAILVGGQALPQPLRDRAADLGARLVRTYGSTETSGGCVYDGRPLETAAVRTVDGELQIAGPMLADGYLGDPALTDRTFIRDEHGIRWYRTGDLGIVEDGRVQVQGRADNVIVSGGINISLDRVERIVRGIPGLTGAVVVAVEDERWGESSVIVAARGRALRRSETEQLEQARAAVAAEIGKHARPARLILVDELATLPSGKPDREAIRRIASVLR, encoded by the coding sequence ATGACGAGGTTGATGTCGGTCACGGCGGATGACGCCGTTCAGCTGCAGCGTGATCTCCTCCGTGCCTTCGAGGGGGGTCCGGCGCTCGGCCTCGGCATGCTCGGCGATCAGCCGGAAGAGGTCGCCGACGGCACGGCCGTCGTGATCGGCACATCCGGGTCGACGGGAGTGCCCAAGCGCGTGGTGCTCAGCGCGGAGGCCCTGCGCGCGGGCGCCGATGCGACCGCGCGGCGGATCGGCACCGGCTCCTGGCTGCTCGCACTCCCGGCGGGTTACGTCGCCGGCCTCCAGGTCATCGTGCGCTCGATCTTCGCCGAAACGGATCCGGTGGTTCTCGGCGGACGGTTCTCCCCCGAGTCCTTCGCGCAGGCGACGCACGCCCTGCCCTCGTCCGCGCGCTTCACCGCGCTCGTTCCTGCGCAGATCGCGACCCTGATCGACGCCTCCGACGATCCGGACGTCCTCGCCGCCCTCCGCGCGTACGACGCGATCCTCGTCGGAGGGCAGGCGCTCCCGCAGCCGCTTCGCGACCGCGCGGCCGATCTCGGAGCCCGGCTCGTCCGCACCTACGGCTCCACCGAGACGAGCGGAGGCTGCGTGTACGACGGCCGCCCGCTCGAGACGGCGGCCGTCCGCACCGTCGACGGCGAACTGCAGATCGCCGGGCCCATGCTCGCCGACGGCTACCTCGGCGATCCCGCGCTCACCGATCGCACGTTCATCCGCGACGAGCACGGCATCCGCTGGTATCGCACGGGGGACCTCGGCATCGTCGAGGACGGCAGGGTCCAGGTGCAGGGCCGCGCGGACAACGTCATCGTCTCCGGCGGTATCAACATCTCCCTCGATCGGGTGGAACGCATCGTCCGCGGCATCCCCGGACTCACCGGCGCCGTCGTCGTCGCGGTTGAGGACGAGCGATGGGGCGAGTCCTCCGTGATCGTCGCCGCCCGAGGGCGGGCACTCCGCCGCAGCGAGACGGAACAGCTCGAACAGGCGAGAGCCGCCGTCGCCGCCGAGATCGGCAAGCACGCCAGACCGGCTCGCCTCATCCTCGTCGACGAGCTCGCGACCCTGCCGTCCGGAAAACCCGATCGGGAGGCGATCCGCCGCATCGCCTCCGTCCTGCGCTGA
- a CDS encoding fused MFS/spermidine synthase yields the protein MGRTRSKDEAHPEARLDHGGIATISPSSFTSGFELVVDGTPQSHVDLEDPTHLHFEYVVRMGAVIDQLRAGPLTAVHLGAGALTIPRYIEATRPGSHQQVIEWEAPLAALVREHLPLPRGAAIRMRIADARAGVQKLPPALVGACDLVVSDVYSGAQTPAHLTSVEFYREVTGLLAPTGVLLVNVADGPGLAFARRQVATIAHVLPEVALLADTQVLKGRRFGNLVIAASPSPLPTEWLPRMLAAGPHPAKIAQGAEVVAFAQGARIVTDADAVASPKPDASIFLR from the coding sequence GTGGGCAGAACCCGATCCAAGGACGAGGCGCATCCCGAGGCCCGCCTCGATCACGGCGGCATCGCGACGATCTCGCCGTCCTCCTTCACCTCCGGCTTCGAACTCGTCGTCGACGGCACGCCGCAGTCGCACGTCGACCTCGAGGACCCCACCCACCTGCATTTCGAGTACGTGGTCCGCATGGGCGCCGTGATCGATCAGCTGCGCGCCGGCCCGTTGACGGCTGTGCACCTGGGCGCGGGGGCACTGACGATCCCGCGTTACATCGAGGCCACTCGCCCCGGTTCGCACCAGCAGGTCATCGAATGGGAAGCGCCGCTCGCCGCGCTCGTCCGCGAACACCTCCCCCTCCCCCGCGGTGCGGCGATCAGGATGCGGATCGCGGATGCGCGCGCCGGCGTGCAGAAGCTGCCGCCTGCCCTCGTCGGCGCGTGCGACCTGGTCGTGTCGGACGTGTACTCCGGCGCCCAGACGCCCGCCCATCTCACCAGCGTCGAGTTCTACCGCGAGGTCACGGGCCTGCTGGCCCCGACCGGCGTGCTGCTGGTCAACGTCGCCGACGGCCCCGGCCTCGCCTTCGCGCGTCGGCAGGTCGCGACGATCGCGCATGTCCTGCCGGAGGTCGCCCTCCTCGCTGACACGCAGGTGCTCAAGGGCCGCCGATTCGGCAACCTCGTCATCGCCGCATCCCCTTCTCCCCTGCCCACCGAGTGGCTGCCCCGGATGCTGGCCGCCGGCCCACACCCGGCCAAGATCGCGCAGGGGGCCGAGGTCGTCGCGTTCGCGCAGGGTGCGCGGATCGTCACGGACGCGGATGCGGTGGCGTCTCCGAAGCCGGACGCGTCGATCTTCCTCCGCTGA
- a CDS encoding methyltransferase domain-containing protein has product MTVYTHGHHESVLRSHSNRGIDNSAAYLRPFLSPDTRLLDVGAGPGTITVEFAEVVAHVTATEIGDAELALSRTRAEEAGTKNIDFSIEDVHGLSFPDGAFDVVHAHQVLQHVADPVQALREMRRVTRPGGVVAARDADYAGFIWFPLLPELDDWVRLYRDAARANGGEPDAGRRLLSWAKAAGFEDVTATASTWCYATPEERAWWGGVWADRIVGSALARQLVDAGMAEPADLRRISEGWRRWADAEDGWFLVPHGEIIARA; this is encoded by the coding sequence ATGACCGTCTACACCCACGGACACCACGAATCGGTCCTCCGGTCGCACAGCAACCGCGGCATCGACAACTCGGCCGCGTATCTCCGACCGTTCCTCTCGCCCGACACGCGACTCCTCGACGTCGGGGCGGGGCCGGGGACCATCACCGTCGAATTCGCCGAGGTCGTCGCACACGTCACAGCGACCGAGATCGGCGATGCCGAACTCGCCCTCTCCCGCACTCGAGCGGAGGAAGCGGGCACGAAGAACATCGATTTCTCCATCGAGGACGTGCACGGGCTGAGCTTCCCCGATGGCGCCTTCGACGTCGTCCATGCGCACCAGGTGCTGCAGCACGTGGCAGACCCCGTCCAGGCGTTGCGCGAGATGCGCCGGGTCACACGGCCCGGTGGCGTCGTGGCCGCGCGCGATGCGGACTACGCCGGGTTCATCTGGTTCCCCCTGCTTCCGGAGCTCGACGACTGGGTGCGGCTCTACCGGGATGCGGCCCGTGCGAACGGTGGAGAGCCCGACGCCGGACGGCGGTTGCTGTCGTGGGCGAAGGCCGCGGGCTTCGAGGATGTCACGGCGACGGCATCCACCTGGTGCTACGCGACGCCCGAGGAGCGCGCGTGGTGGGGCGGGGTGTGGGCGGACCGCATCGTGGGATCTGCCCTCGCCCGTCAGCTCGTCGACGCGGGGATGGCAGAGCCGGCCGACCTGCGCCGCATCAGCGAGGGCTGGCGGCGGTGGGCGGATGCCGAGGACGGCTGGTTCCTGGTGCCGCACGGGGAGATCATCGCGCGCGCCTGA
- a CDS encoding SprT-like domain-containing protein, producing MAELDRVRVWAEALIRLHLDETWSFGFDNAKRRAGQCDFRTQRITVSRYLAARFEDDEIHQVLLHEVAHAMAGHRAAHGPAWRRIAREIGYVGGTTHHGETAEELAPWVGTCPVGHVTYRHRRPSRATSCAKCSKTYDPRYEFRWVRREISASTRLAAQTPR from the coding sequence ATGGCGGAACTCGATCGTGTACGCGTCTGGGCAGAGGCGCTGATCCGCCTGCACCTCGACGAGACGTGGTCGTTCGGCTTCGACAACGCCAAGCGCCGCGCAGGACAATGCGACTTCCGCACGCAGCGGATCACGGTGTCGCGCTATCTGGCCGCGCGCTTCGAGGATGACGAGATCCATCAGGTGCTGCTCCACGAGGTCGCGCACGCGATGGCGGGCCATCGCGCAGCGCACGGACCGGCCTGGCGCCGGATCGCCCGCGAGATCGGGTACGTCGGCGGCACGACCCATCACGGCGAGACCGCAGAGGAGCTCGCGCCGTGGGTCGGGACGTGTCCGGTCGGCCACGTGACCTATCGGCATCGTCGGCCCTCCCGCGCGACCTCGTGCGCGAAGTGCTCGAAGACGTACGATCCGCGGTACGAGTTCCGGTGGGTGCGGCGCGAGATCAGCGCGAGCACTCGACTCGCCGCTCAGACACCCCGCTAG
- a CDS encoding permease prefix domain 1-containing protein — protein sequence MAATFTERYISATVASLPPALQADVRTELQASVEDAVETRVEQGEDRAEAERAVLTDLGDPAALAAGYADRPLHLIGPRYYLAWWRLLKLLGIMVPVVAMVGVAIGQVIAGGDIGEVIGAAAVAGVGAIVHVAFWVTLVFFILERTGSDTTITQWNVDMLPEPSERGVGRSELIGTVVFLLLGAGAVLWDHFRGFFPTGGEPIPVLHPDLWPWWITGLFALMGAEAVLAVYVYGRGRWTRTAAAVNTVLAVLVAVPAVVLLATGQLVNPEFLAVVSAAGGEGFAAGDAQSAMQGGTFRILAVITGAFIIGIAVWDVVDGWLKTRRADRAA from the coding sequence ATGGCTGCAACATTCACCGAGCGCTACATCAGCGCCACCGTCGCGTCTCTCCCGCCGGCTCTCCAGGCCGACGTCCGCACCGAACTGCAGGCCTCGGTCGAGGACGCCGTCGAGACGCGCGTCGAGCAGGGGGAGGACAGGGCGGAGGCGGAGCGCGCCGTGCTCACCGATCTCGGCGACCCCGCCGCGCTCGCCGCAGGGTACGCCGACCGTCCTCTGCATCTCATCGGGCCGCGCTACTACCTCGCCTGGTGGCGTCTTTTGAAGCTGCTGGGGATCATGGTGCCGGTGGTGGCGATGGTCGGGGTCGCGATCGGGCAGGTGATCGCCGGTGGAGACATCGGGGAGGTCATCGGCGCGGCGGCCGTCGCGGGCGTCGGCGCCATCGTCCACGTCGCGTTCTGGGTCACGCTGGTGTTCTTCATCCTCGAACGGACCGGGAGCGACACGACCATCACGCAGTGGAACGTCGACATGCTCCCCGAGCCCTCCGAGCGCGGAGTCGGTCGGTCGGAGCTCATCGGAACGGTCGTCTTCCTGTTGCTCGGTGCGGGTGCCGTGCTCTGGGACCACTTCCGCGGATTCTTCCCGACCGGCGGTGAGCCGATCCCGGTCCTGCATCCCGATCTGTGGCCGTGGTGGATCACCGGGCTGTTCGCGCTCATGGGCGCGGAAGCGGTGCTCGCCGTCTACGTCTACGGGCGAGGGCGTTGGACCCGCACGGCCGCTGCGGTCAACACGGTGCTCGCCGTCCTGGTCGCGGTGCCGGCGGTGGTGCTGCTGGCGACCGGTCAGCTCGTCAACCCTGAGTTCCTCGCCGTCGTGAGCGCGGCCGGAGGAGAGGGGTTCGCCGCCGGAGACGCGCAGTCGGCGATGCAGGGCGGGACCTTCCGCATCCTCGCCGTGATCACCGGAGCCTTCATCATCGGCATCGCCGTGTGGGACGTCGTGGACGGCTGGCTCAAGACGCGTCGCGCCGACCGCGCGGCATAG
- a CDS encoding 1,4-dihydroxy-2-naphthoyl-CoA synthase, protein MVSELFDPAEWVLAPGADAYTDITAHVSHDGGVARIAFDRPEVRNAFRPHTVDELYRALDIARQDPRIGAVLLTGNGPSAKDGGWAFCSGGDQRIRGRDGYKYSDSADSVGDPARAGRLHILEVQRLIRFMPKVVIAVIPGWAAGGGHSLHIVCDLSISSAEHGRFKQTDADVGSFDAGYGSAYMARQTGQKIAREVFFLAEEYSAQRAYEMGSVNRVVPHAELEREALKMARTVLTKSPTAIRMLKFAFNAVDDGMVGQQVFAGEATRLAYGTDEAVEGRDSFLEKRDPDWSSFPWHY, encoded by the coding sequence ATGGTCTCCGAGCTGTTCGATCCGGCGGAATGGGTGCTCGCGCCCGGCGCCGATGCCTACACCGACATCACCGCGCATGTCTCGCACGACGGCGGAGTCGCGCGCATCGCGTTCGACCGACCGGAGGTGCGCAACGCGTTCCGGCCGCACACGGTCGACGAGCTGTACCGCGCGCTGGACATCGCCCGCCAGGATCCCAGGATCGGTGCCGTCCTCCTCACCGGGAACGGTCCGAGCGCGAAGGACGGCGGGTGGGCGTTCTGCTCCGGCGGCGACCAGCGGATCCGCGGGCGCGACGGGTACAAGTACTCCGACTCCGCGGACTCCGTCGGCGACCCCGCGCGGGCTGGGCGACTGCACATCCTCGAGGTGCAGCGACTGATCCGCTTCATGCCGAAGGTCGTCATCGCCGTGATCCCCGGCTGGGCGGCAGGTGGCGGGCACTCGCTGCACATCGTCTGCGACCTGTCGATCTCCTCCGCCGAGCACGGCAGGTTCAAGCAGACCGACGCCGACGTCGGCAGTTTCGACGCCGGCTACGGCTCGGCGTACATGGCGCGCCAGACCGGGCAGAAGATCGCCCGTGAGGTGTTCTTCCTCGCTGAGGAGTACTCGGCGCAGCGTGCGTATGAGATGGGGTCTGTCAACCGGGTCGTGCCGCACGCCGAGCTCGAGCGCGAGGCGTTGAAGATGGCGCGCACCGTGCTCACCAAGTCGCCCACGGCGATCCGCATGCTGAAGTTCGCGTTCAACGCCGTCGACGACGGAATGGTCGGGCAACAGGTGTTCGCCGGTGAGGCCACCCGCCTCGCCTACGGGACCGACGAAGCGGTCGAGGGGCGCGACTCCTTCCTCGAGAAGCGCGACCCCGACTGGTCCTCCTTCCCCTGGCACTATTGA
- a CDS encoding ABC transporter permease encodes MSAVTTVVPDTTATGPRFGWLRDRGMGASILVAVLSSAFGVVLVEATAYIGRMLQSDPYIGDSETLAVVVAILSVLLIGVALYVAAIVTANTFATIVAGRKRRIALMRLIGATARSQRSEVAGHGFVVGAIGAVIGLVGGLLVSAAGIAVAERLIGVVPDVTLVQPGILAPVVGVALTTWAAAWSGSRRVLTVTPLQAIGGSVERSHEDAAARPARHVGALLLIILGTALLGFGVLVGLVTPLGVIIAFVGGLLSFTGISLAAVRVMPPLLRLVGGLFGRSATARLAAENALRYPERSSRMAIGVVMGVTLVTMFAVALESVKVLLTKAAGGEVDQDFALVMDSFAAVMMVLVGISAVIAAVGLVNLLTIGVVQRRRELGLLRAVGLSNRQVRRMILLEALHITVTATATGLVLGVLYGWIAAQSLLGSVRMPPYFEETAGLVAPAVPLVPIIVIVAATAVLTVVAAAAPTRLATRVAPVEALAVD; translated from the coding sequence ATGAGTGCGGTCACCACCGTCGTCCCCGACACCACGGCCACCGGTCCCCGGTTCGGCTGGTTGCGCGACCGCGGCATGGGGGCGAGCATCCTCGTCGCCGTGCTCTCGTCGGCGTTCGGCGTCGTCCTCGTCGAGGCGACCGCCTACATCGGTCGGATGCTGCAGTCCGACCCGTACATCGGCGACAGCGAGACGCTCGCGGTCGTCGTCGCGATCCTCTCGGTGCTCCTCATCGGCGTCGCCCTCTACGTCGCCGCCATCGTCACCGCGAACACGTTCGCGACCATCGTCGCCGGGCGCAAGCGCCGCATCGCGCTCATGCGGCTGATCGGTGCGACCGCGCGCTCGCAGCGCTCTGAAGTCGCAGGCCACGGGTTCGTCGTCGGCGCGATCGGAGCGGTGATCGGTCTCGTCGGCGGGCTGCTCGTCTCCGCCGCGGGGATCGCCGTCGCCGAGCGCCTGATCGGCGTCGTGCCGGACGTCACCCTCGTGCAACCGGGGATCCTCGCGCCGGTCGTGGGCGTGGCGCTCACCACGTGGGCGGCTGCGTGGAGCGGCTCCCGCAGGGTGCTGACCGTGACGCCGCTGCAGGCCATCGGCGGCTCCGTCGAGCGGTCTCATGAGGATGCCGCCGCGCGGCCCGCCCGTCACGTCGGTGCGCTGCTGCTGATCATCCTCGGCACGGCGCTGCTGGGATTCGGCGTGCTCGTCGGACTCGTCACTCCGCTCGGCGTCATCATCGCGTTCGTCGGCGGGCTGCTGTCCTTCACCGGCATCTCGCTCGCCGCCGTGCGTGTGATGCCGCCACTGCTGCGGCTGGTCGGAGGCCTGTTCGGCCGCTCCGCGACCGCCCGACTCGCGGCGGAGAACGCGCTGCGATACCCGGAGCGCTCCAGCCGCATGGCGATCGGCGTCGTGATGGGCGTCACACTCGTGACGATGTTCGCCGTCGCGCTGGAGTCCGTCAAGGTGCTGCTGACGAAGGCCGCCGGTGGCGAGGTCGATCAGGACTTCGCGCTCGTCATGGACAGCTTCGCCGCCGTCATGATGGTGCTCGTCGGCATCTCGGCCGTCATCGCCGCGGTCGGCCTCGTGAACCTGCTGACGATCGGGGTCGTGCAGCGCCGGCGCGAGCTCGGACTGCTGCGCGCCGTCGGCTTGTCGAACCGGCAGGTGCGCCGGATGATCCTGCTCGAGGCGCTGCACATCACGGTGACGGCGACCGCCACGGGTCTCGTGCTCGGGGTCCTCTACGGCTGGATCGCCGCGCAGTCCCTGCTGGGCTCGGTGCGCATGCCGCCGTACTTCGAGGAGACCGCCGGCCTCGTCGCCCCCGCCGTCCCGCTGGTGCCGATCATCGTCATCGTCGCCGCGACCGCCGTCCTCACCGTCGTCGCCGCTGCGGCACCGACGCGGCTGGCGACGAGAGTCGCTCCGGTCGAGGCGCTCGCGGTCGACTGA
- a CDS encoding response regulator, with protein sequence MIRVLLVDDQALFRAGIRMLVSSQPDMEIVGEAGNGQEALAAVAAHRPDVVLMDIRMPVMDGLTATAELLARPDAPKVVMLTTFDLDEAAARAIRQGASGFLLKDAEPEFLLAAIRTVHSGSSVIAASATRELFAHFTPQTRPVPPQYSALTDREQEIFALAARGLSNAEIAGREYLSEATVKTHISRILTKLALRDRVQLVVFAFEHGLA encoded by the coding sequence ATGATCCGGGTGCTGCTGGTCGACGACCAGGCGCTGTTCCGAGCCGGCATCCGCATGCTGGTCTCGTCGCAGCCCGACATGGAGATCGTCGGCGAGGCGGGCAACGGGCAGGAGGCGCTCGCCGCGGTCGCCGCGCATCGCCCGGACGTCGTCCTCATGGACATCAGGATGCCGGTCATGGACGGCCTCACCGCGACGGCGGAGCTGCTCGCGCGCCCCGACGCCCCGAAGGTCGTGATGCTCACCACCTTCGACCTCGACGAAGCGGCCGCGCGTGCCATCCGCCAGGGGGCGAGCGGCTTCCTGCTGAAGGACGCCGAGCCCGAGTTCCTGCTCGCCGCGATCCGCACCGTGCACTCCGGATCCAGCGTGATCGCGGCATCAGCCACCCGCGAACTGTTCGCGCACTTCACACCTCAGACGCGCCCCGTGCCGCCGCAGTACTCCGCCCTCACCGACCGCGAGCAGGAGATCTTCGCGCTCGCCGCTCGTGGTCTGTCCAACGCGGAGATCGCCGGGCGTGAATATCTCAGCGAAGCGACCGTGAAGACGCACATCAGCCGCATCCTCACCAAGCTCGCCCTCCGCGACCGCGTGCAGCTGGTCGTGTTCGCGTTCGAGCACGGCCTGGCGTAG
- a CDS encoding PadR family transcriptional regulator — MDEMLETHLQELRRGTVVLACLQLLRTPGYGYGLLEELERRGFATDANTLYPLLRRLEKQGHLTSEWNTDEARPRKFYRTSSVGIRLADTLTTEWASLTAAIATLTTDTSEQEH, encoded by the coding sequence ATGGACGAGATGCTCGAGACACACCTTCAGGAGCTGAGGCGCGGCACGGTCGTGCTTGCCTGCCTGCAGTTGCTCCGCACCCCGGGCTACGGCTACGGGCTGCTCGAGGAGCTGGAGCGTCGCGGCTTCGCCACGGATGCGAACACGCTCTACCCGCTGCTGCGGCGGCTCGAGAAGCAGGGGCATCTCACGAGCGAGTGGAACACCGACGAGGCGCGGCCCCGCAAGTTCTACCGCACGTCCTCGGTCGGCATCCGACTCGCCGACACCCTCACCACTGAGTGGGCATCGCTCACCGCGGCGATCGCGACCCTCACCACCGACACGTCTGAACAGGAGCACTGA
- a CDS encoding ABC transporter ATP-binding protein, producing the protein MEITTSDLGLAARVQHLTKTYGSGEGSVNALDGISVGIRRGQFTAIMGPSGSGKSTLMHIMAGLDSPTEGRAWIGDTEITGLGDLDLTLLRRRRVGFVFQAFNLVPTLDAIGNILLPFELDGRRPSAIEKARIDGLVDRLGLATRLHHRPHELSGGQQQRVAIARALATAPDLVFADEPTGNLDSRSGREVLQLLATASREHGQSIAMVTHDAVAASHADRVLYLGDGRIVADHPKQSAEQIAAYMLAAEVTA; encoded by the coding sequence ATGGAGATCACGACCAGCGACCTGGGGCTCGCCGCCCGCGTCCAGCACCTGACCAAGACCTACGGATCCGGTGAAGGATCCGTGAACGCGCTCGACGGCATCAGCGTCGGCATCCGCCGCGGACAGTTCACCGCGATCATGGGGCCCTCCGGCTCCGGCAAGTCCACACTCATGCACATCATGGCCGGGCTCGACAGTCCGACCGAGGGGCGGGCGTGGATCGGCGACACCGAGATCACCGGGCTCGGCGATCTCGACCTCACGTTGCTGCGCCGCCGCCGCGTCGGCTTCGTCTTCCAGGCCTTCAATCTCGTACCGACCCTCGATGCGATCGGCAACATCCTGTTGCCGTTCGAGCTCGACGGCCGGCGCCCCAGCGCGATCGAGAAGGCCCGCATCGACGGTCTCGTCGATCGCCTCGGGCTCGCGACCCGCCTGCACCACCGTCCGCACGAGCTCTCCGGAGGCCAGCAGCAGCGCGTGGCCATCGCGAGGGCCCTGGCCACCGCCCCCGACCTCGTCTTCGCGGATGAGCCCACGGGGAACCTCGACTCCCGCAGCGGCCGAGAGGTTCTGCAGCTTCTCGCGACCGCGAGCCGCGAGCACGGGCAGTCGATCGCGATGGTCACCCACGACGCGGTTGCCGCCAGCCACGCCGACCGGGTGCTCTATCTCGGCGACGGGCGCATCGTCGCCGACCACCCCAAGCAGAGCGCCGAACAGATCGCGGCCTACATGCTCGCCGCAGAGGTGACGGCATGA
- a CDS encoding 2-phosphosulfolactate phosphatase — MPQPFDQSTYQVRLEWGTAGLARLAPADIVVVVDVLRFSSTVTDAAATGRAVALADARTWSRNGAAVAAAAASGDATVLVGSLRNAAAVARAVLEIQNRRQARTSVAVIAAGELTDDGDLRFAVEDLLGAGTIIAALSDLGADHTSPEAAAACESARGLRRAMRHLLTASGSGKEIAAGVDATAQIEATGLVPTAPAAAAEVDATDAVPILEGAAFVPFV; from the coding sequence ATGCCGCAGCCGTTCGATCAGTCCACGTACCAGGTCCGTCTCGAGTGGGGCACGGCGGGACTCGCCCGTCTCGCACCGGCGGACATCGTCGTGGTCGTCGATGTGCTCCGGTTCTCCTCCACCGTCACGGATGCCGCGGCCACCGGCCGCGCGGTGGCCCTGGCGGACGCCCGCACCTGGTCGCGCAACGGGGCGGCCGTCGCCGCAGCCGCCGCGTCCGGGGATGCGACCGTGCTCGTCGGGTCGCTGCGCAACGCGGCCGCCGTCGCACGGGCCGTCCTGGAGATCCAGAACCGACGGCAGGCACGCACCTCGGTCGCGGTGATCGCGGCGGGGGAGCTCACCGACGACGGCGACCTCCGGTTCGCCGTGGAGGACCTCCTCGGCGCCGGCACGATCATCGCCGCGCTCAGCGACCTCGGTGCCGATCACACCTCGCCGGAGGCCGCCGCCGCCTGCGAATCGGCGCGCGGCCTGCGGCGGGCGATGCGGCATCTGCTCACGGCATCCGGATCGGGCAAGGAGATCGCCGCCGGAGTCGACGCGACCGCGCAGATCGAGGCCACGGGGCTCGTGCCGACCGCCCCGGCCGCCGCGGCAGAGGTGGATGCCACCGATGCGGTGCCGATCCTCGAGGGTGCCGCGTTCGTCCCGTTCGTCTGA
- a CDS encoding histidine kinase has protein sequence MIRPLSRTALVLDIVGAFVLFALTVPVSLAFYAPGNLSPIVSDAVGIGILFLAGTLQCGAVAVGRLAPGISLVVAWAGAIAQMAAGLGPLPINLAILGVLYATAAWGSTKVFWAGLGSAFVGGVLASVQIFFVNGLAPAGSIVSSIATITLVAVMSILALGAPWLGGFGWRMVLRWRATREAQTLAEAATAEEQERVRIARDMHDIVAHSLAVIIAQSDGARYAAASDPAIATEALGTVSQTARAALSDVRMLLTQLRHRQGDGPQPTIADLDQLFQQVQQAGLEPRVTVDPTPPGEPPAAVQLAVYRIMQEALTNAIRHGAGGVVDVRLSWLADRVEIEVRNAVTDADARPSGGGGHGIVGMRERAQLIGGTLCAEREGVDFVVRGRLPIGSPAEGATGGEE, from the coding sequence GTGATCCGCCCGCTCTCGCGCACCGCGCTCGTCCTCGACATCGTCGGCGCGTTCGTCCTCTTCGCGCTCACCGTGCCGGTGTCGTTGGCCTTCTACGCCCCGGGGAACCTCAGCCCCATCGTCTCGGACGCCGTGGGAATCGGCATCCTGTTCCTCGCCGGTACGCTGCAGTGCGGCGCGGTGGCTGTCGGTCGGCTCGCGCCCGGCATCTCCCTCGTGGTGGCCTGGGCAGGGGCGATCGCGCAGATGGCTGCCGGGCTCGGTCCTCTGCCCATCAACCTCGCGATCCTCGGTGTGCTGTACGCGACGGCAGCGTGGGGATCGACGAAGGTGTTCTGGGCCGGACTCGGATCGGCCTTCGTCGGCGGCGTCCTCGCGTCGGTGCAGATCTTCTTCGTGAACGGACTGGCGCCGGCGGGAAGCATCGTCAGCTCCATCGCGACGATCACGCTCGTCGCGGTGATGAGCATCCTGGCACTGGGGGCGCCGTGGCTCGGCGGCTTCGGATGGCGCATGGTGCTGCGGTGGCGTGCGACACGGGAGGCGCAGACCCTCGCCGAGGCGGCCACGGCGGAGGAGCAGGAGCGCGTGCGCATCGCCCGCGACATGCACGACATCGTCGCGCATTCGCTCGCCGTGATCATCGCGCAGTCCGACGGCGCGCGGTATGCGGCGGCATCCGACCCGGCGATCGCGACGGAAGCCCTCGGGACGGTGTCGCAGACGGCGCGTGCCGCGCTGTCGGACGTGCGGATGCTGCTCACGCAACTGCGTCACCGGCAGGGCGACGGGCCGCAGCCGACCATCGCCGACCTCGATCAGCTGTTCCAGCAGGTGCAGCAGGCCGGCCTCGAACCCCGCGTCACGGTCGATCCCACACCCCCGGGGGAGCCGCCGGCGGCGGTGCAGCTGGCGGTCTACCGCATCATGCAGGAGGCCCTCACGAACGCCATCCGCCACGGCGCGGGCGGGGTCGTCGACGTGCGGCTGTCCTGGTTGGCCGATCGCGTCGAGATCGAGGTGCGCAACGCGGTCACCGACGCTGACGCGCGCCCGTCCGGCGGGGGAGGGCACGGCATCGTCGGCATGCGTGAGCGGGCCCAGCTCATCGGGGGGACGCTGTGCGCCGAGCGCGAGGGCGTGGACTTCGTCGTGCGTGGCAGACTGCCCATCGGGAGCCCGGCAGAGGGCGCAACAGGAGGAGAAGAATGA